The following nucleotide sequence is from Synechococcus sp. KORDI-52.
CCTGCATCACCTGATTCGCAGCGAGGAGCTGCTGGGCCTCACCTTGCTGAGCATTCACAACATCACCCAGCTCGTGCGTTTCACCTCGGCCATGGCACAGGCCATTCGCGACGGCTGTTTTTCAGAGGATTTCGCTCCCTGGGAGCCAGACTCACCAGCCCATCACACGTGGTAGCGTCCAGCCCAACGCCTTTTTGATACAAGGGATGGCCGCCTTCACCCTCGACCTGCTGGCACAGCTGCCCGAGGCCTATCAGGCCTTCTCTCCGCTGATCGACATTCTTCCGTTGATCCCCGTCTTCTTCCTGCTGCTGGCCTTTGTCTGGCAGGCCTCTGTGGGCTTCCGCTGAAGCCTCAGCCATACCGAAGAACCTTCACAGCAAACGCTGGCAGCGACAGCATGCGACGCCAGCGTGATGGTTCCTGAATGAGCCGATACAACCACTCAAGCTGCATCCGGCACATCCAGCCGGGGGCACGTTTTGTGGTGCCGGCCCAGACGTCAAAACTGCCGCCGACACCCATCCACAGTCCTGGCTGACCGAACGCCACGCGTTCCGACCAGGTTTCCTGGCGCGGCACCCCCAGGGCCACGAGAACGAGATCCGGCTTCAAGGTCTTGAGCTGAGCCTCAACGCCCGGCCAAGCTTCGGGCGCTTGATAACCATCCACAGCGAGCGCCAGGTTGAGCCCGGCGATCCGTTGGGGTAACTCCGCACGCAGCGTTGCCATTACCTCAGGTGATGCGCCCACCAGCGCCACACGCCAACGGTGGACCGCGGCATATTCCAGCAGCGTCCAGGCCAGTTCAATCCCGGCCGTTTTGACAACCCGGATGTTCTGACGTCCGAGAGCCCAGACCACACCAGCTCCATCGGGGATCACCAGATCAGCCGTTGCGATCGCCTGGCCCAGGGAAGCATCCGCCCGGGCGGACATGGTCATCTCAGCGTTGAGGGTGACGATGCGTCCGCCGCCTTGGGCATGCAGACCGAGGGCTGCAGCACAGACATCACGACAGGCATCCACCGGAACGCCGAGCACCTGGCAGCGGTGATGGTCATCGGGGGCGGTGCTGACAGAGTCCATGGCCGTGGGGCTGCGTTGGAGAATTTAGGAGTGGTGATGCATGAGGGCATGGTTGTGACGACGACGGAACCCCTTCCGCAGAACCACGCCACAAGCCTTCAGCGCCTGGATCAATCCATCCAACGGGTGGTTATCGATCGGCAGGACCCGATCAGCGGCCTGCTCCCCGCCAGCACCGCCCACACCATCCATGGCGACTACGGGGATGCCTGGGTGCGGGACTGCGTCTATTCGGTGCAGTGCGTTTGGGGGCTGGCCCTGGCCCACCGCCGCCAGCAGGGGCAGAACAGCCGGCGCTCCTGGGAGCTGGAGCAGCGGGTGGTGGCCCTCATGCGGGGCCTGATGCGCTCGATGATGCGGCAAGCCGGGAAGGTGGAGCGCTTCAAGCAGAGCCTCAATCCCCTCGACGCACTCCACGCCAAGTACGACAGCTGCACCGGCGAACCGGTGGTGGCAGATGACGCCTGGGGCCATCTCCAACTGGATGCCACCTCGTTGTTCCTGCTGCAGCTGGCGCAGTTGACCAAGGGCGGTTGCGCCGTGGTGCAAAGCCGTGACGAAGTGGATTTCCTTCAGAACCTGGTGCACTACATCGCCCGGGCCTACCGCACCCCCGACTACGGAATCTGGGAACGGGGAGACAAAGGCAACCATGGCCTGCCGGAGCGCAATGCGAGCTCGATCGGCATGGCCAAAGCCGCCCTGGAAGCACTCGATGGGCTTGACCTCTACGGCCCCCATGGCGATGGCGGCTCCATCCTGCTGATTCCCCAGGGGGCCATCGTGCGCCTCCGTCGCGCTCTGGAAGGGCTTCTGCCACGGGAATCCGCCAGCAAGGAAGCCGACAGCGCCTGCCTGTCGGTGATTGGTTATCCGGCCTGGGCCGTGGAAGATGCCGCCCTGGTGGAGCGCACCGGCCGCCGGATTCGACGGGAACTCGCTGGGGCCTACGGCTACAAACGCTTCCTGCGGGATGGTCACCAGACGGCGGTGGAAGACGTCAACCGCCTGCACTACGAACCGGAGGAGCTCGCCGCCTTTGAAGGGATCGAGTCGGAGTGGCCGTTGTTTCTGGCCTTCGAACTGGTCACCGCATGCTGCGAAGGACGCTGGGATGATGCCCGGCGCCTGCACAGCCAGCTCAAGACGCTGGCTGTTGAAGAAGACGGCGAACGTCTCTACCCCGAGCTGTATCAGGTCCCGGCCAGCTCGGTCCAGCAGGAACGGCTTCATCCAGGCAGCCAGGAGCGGGTGGCCAACACCAACCTGCCGCTGATCTGGACCCAGAGCCTGGTGTGGCTCGGAGAAATGCTGCTCGACGATCTGATCCGTCCCGAGGACATCGACCCCTGTGGCCGCAGGGAGCCGCAGCCGCTCGGCGCCGACACCGTTCTTGTGGCGATGGCTGCGGAGACGGATGCCGTGCGCCAGGCGCTGCTGGCTGCAGAGGTGCCGATCGATCCAACCGCGGTGATTGCCGTGCAGTCGTCCGACGAGCTGAAGCAACGGCTGAAAGCCGCCGGCACCAATCCGCGGCTTGAGCTCACTGGGCGCCCCGGCCACCGGGTGGAAACCGAGGACACGGCTCGGGTCTACCGCCAGGACGGCGCCATCAGTGTGTTCACCCCATCCGTGCTGGAAGACCGCAGCAGCTATCTGGCCGATGACCCGGAGGAGCTGCTGGAGACCGTTGTGGACGAGCTGCATCTGCTGCAACGGCACTGGCGTGGCGTCGGACGTCCCCTTCTGGTCATCCCCATTCGCGACGCGGCCCTCCAGCAGCATCGCGACGTCATACTCAAACTGGCCCGACAACTCGGCAGCGGCGTCATTGAACGCATCCCCGTCCGCTTGGGCTGCCTCAGTGAACTGGTGGATCAGGCGCAGAAAGTGCAGCTGCCGCCGCTCCAGCAAAAGCCGGTGCCACGATCGGAGCCACCCCAGCACCTTCTGCGCGACGCCACCGATCTACGGGATCTGACCGCCGCAGAGGAGCAGGAGCTGGATGACACCCCGATCGAACAGTTGAGCCAGCGCCTCTGGAACAGTGCACTCCTGCATGAACAGGCCGAAGTGCTCGAGTTGCTGCAACGGCGTCTCGGCCCCCAGGGGATTCAACGCAGCCCCGAGGGCCATCCAGTGGCCCTGCGCACCCTGCTTGAGGAGGTGTATCAACGGGGCTTGCGTTGTGAAGACTGGAATGTGGTGCGGCGTTGTGCCGGCGCCATGGGGATGGTGCATCCCCAGCTGGAGGATGCCCTGACCGACCTTCTCGTCCGCCAGAAACAGGTGGTGGTGGGGCGCAATTACACCGGCGACTCCCGGCTCCGCCAACCGATGGACAGTGCCGCCATCGCCGAACGGATTGAAACCACCAGCGGGATCGACGGCCGTGAGCGCATGCTCGAGCAGGAGCTCCTGCTCGCCCTCGACAGCGTGGCGCGGCGGGAGCCAGCCCTGCTCAAGGGCAGCCTGACCCTGCAGCTGGGGCAGCTGATGCTGCTGCTGACATCGGAGCTGGCCGTGGAGAAGATGCTCAGTCAGGACGAAGCCTTTGAAGCCCTCTGCGGCGAAGCACCCCACGCCATCCGCAAGCGGTTGCGCGCCGTTCTTGGGGATGTGGAGCATGCCAGGGCCGCCCTACAACGCGGCGAACAGCTGCATGTCAGCGGCCGGGTGAAGTGGTCAGTACCCGACCCATTGGAGGAGACCCCGGGGGGTGGGGACTGGCTTCAACACCGCATCCGCCTGGGCTCCTTCCAAAAAGTTCCCCGCGATTTCTATGCAGGAATCTGGTCGTTGCTGCAGCACTGCCGCGGCCTGGTGATCGGCGACAAGCTGGAACGGCGCAATCGCCTCAACAGCCGCCTCATTCTCGAGAAAACAGCGGGGGAGCGCAATTTCGCGGCCCAGGTCGACCATCTGCTCAGTCGGATCAAGGCACCGGAATACCGCCAACTCTGCAGCGAATGTCTGCTCTCGTTGATGGCCTTCGTCGAAGCCAATCCGGAGGTGCGTTTCGAGGATGACCTGGCCCTGGATGTGGTGATCGGCCATGCCGTGCGGGTGGGCTGGCAACAGAGCCATCCCTCGCTTCGACCGGAGAGCTACCCCCATCACAAAGCCCAGGCCTGGGGGCAGTTCTATCAATCCTCACCTGGTGATTGCCGTCGCTGGCAGGTCACGGCCTTAAGGGAGCTGGCCGAACAGCAAGGGCTGTTCTGATCCCAGCAACCGCTTGTCTGATCCCAACCAAGCCCGTCAGATGGGTGCCAGCAAGGGTGCGCCGCTATCCGGATGCTCGACCGCCTGCTCGATCAGATCCGCCAGCTTGAGGGCACGCGAGGCCTGAAGACCATCCACAGCGGGGGTTTCCCGGCCGCGCACACACTGAAGGAAGTGCTCAAGCTCGGCATAGAGCGGCTCAATCGAGGTGGTGCTCACCTCCTCGATGAAGCCGTCATTGCGATACAGCAGCTCACCGTGATCAGCGGAGTACCACTCGTGGGCGCGGCGGTGGATGTGCAGGGTGTGGTTAAGGAAGTCTGTCTCCACCAGACTCGATCGGCAGTGGGCGCTGAGACTGCGGATCTTGCGGTGGCTCATCTTGCTGGCGGTGAGGCTGGCCACAACACCGTTCTCGAAACCCAGCGTGGCATTGACGTAATCGATCGGCCCCTCGGCACTGCGACCGCCGGCAGCTGCAAGCCGCACCACCGGTGCCTTGGCCAGCTCCAGAACAAGGTCGATGTCGTGGATCATCAGATCCAGCACCACAGAAACGTCATTGGCCCGATCGGAATGGGGGCTGTGGCGACGCCCCTCGAGGACCACCACCTCCTCATTGGCCACCACCTTGATGAGCTCACGGAAGGCGGGGTTGAACCGCTCAATGTGACCCACCTGCAGGAGTCGACCCGCTGCTGTCGCGGCCTCGATCAGTGCGGTGGCCTCGTCCTGATTCGCCGCAATCGGCTTCTCAATCAGAACATGCACACCCGCACGGAGGCAGGCCAGACCGACGGGGTGGTGCAGCAGGGTGGGAACCGCGATGCAGACGGCCTCCACCTCAGAGAGCATGGCGTTGTAGTCGGCAAAGCAGCGGCAGCCGAATTGTTCGGTGGCGAGCTGTCCGCGATCGGCATCGGGGTCCGCAACGCCCACCAGATCGGCATCTCGAAGCAGGCTGAGCACCCTGGCGTGATGCCATCCCATGTTGCCGATGCCGATCACCCCGACCTTCACTGGGACCATGGGGTCGGGAGACATCAGCACGGGCGGTTGGTTGGGGGAAGACTATCGGCCTTCATTCGGATTGATCCTCTGAACTGGGGAGAACGAGCCGGACCCGCTCAATCCGCGGCCCCGCCATGGCCTTGATTTCGAACTGCAGGCCGTTGAAATGCAGAGCCTCTCCTGCGGATGGAATGTGCTGAAGCCGCTCCAGCAGGAAACCGGCCAGGGTGTGATGGTCATCGGCTTCCGGCAGGTTGAGGTCAAGTTGCCGGTTCAGCTCGAAGATCTCCAGATCGCCCGCCATCAACCAGGCACCTGGGGTGTCCTTCTCCTCGAGCAGATCCGGTTCATCGGACTCCGTGGGGTCCTCATCGCCAACGATTTCTCCGGTGAGATCCGCTGCGGTCACCAGCCCCTCCGTACCGCCGTGCTCATCCACCACCAGCAGCAGGGGCTGTCCGCTGCGGATCATTGGCAGCAGCTCCGCCAGGGTGCAGGTCTCCAGCACGGGCACCGCAGGCTGGAGGTAGGGCTCAAGCAACGAATCAGCCTGGAGCTCCCCCCTGGCGATCGGTTCGGCCATGTGGCGGAGATCCAGCACGCCGCGCACGTCATCCAGCGACTGGCCGATCACCGGGAAGCGGGCGTGACGGGTGTGATGCACGGCTTCCATCATTTCGGCGAAACGAACCGTGGCCGGCAGCGTGACCATCCCGGAGCGCGGCACCATCACCTCCCTCACCTGGGTGTCCCTCAAAGCGAACACACCTTCAAGGATGTTTTTCTCATCGGGGAACAACCCCGTGACCCGACCGGATTCCACCAGGGTTTCCAGCTCCCCGGCTGAAAGGGCTGGCACCAACACATCCCACTGGGGAGCCAGGCCAAGCAGACGCATCAGCAGACCCGCCAGCGCCTCGAGCAGGTTGAGCAGTGGAGCCAGACAACGCATCACCACCTCGAGCAGCGGCACCAGCCGGAGCGCCGACGATTCAGGACGGTTCAGCACCCAGGCCTTGGGCAGCAGACCCGCCAACAACGTGGCCATCAGCACGATGCTGAGGAACAGCGCCGTGTCGCGCCAAGCCACACCCACAGACCCATCCACCCAGAGCCGCTCTCCCAGGCCACGGCCAGCCCAGCCCAAAGCCACCAAGGCGAGGGTGGCACCCAGCTGGCTGACCAGGAGCGCTCGCCGCAAACGCCGCTGCAGCCGCTGAATGGAACGGGCTCCAGCTTGCTGTTCCTCCACCAACACTTCGACGCGGCTGGGACGAAGCCGCAACAGCGCCACCTCTGCAGCCGCGAAGAAGGCCGGCAGAGCCAGCAGAACAGCGAGCAGAAGGAGCCGCATCAACAGAGGAACATGGGGGTCGCGAGGATCGAACTCGCCTTAGGCGAATTATGAGTTCGCTGCATTCACCAGATTGCTAGACCCCCTTGAGGAGAGTGTTACCACAAGGGAGTCACGTCGGGGAAGTCATTCGACACGGGTGGATCCAGCATGGGCTCGTAGGCATCGATGGCGACCACACTTCCATCGAATCCGCTGGGGATATCCATGGTGCGCAACGGCATCGGCGGGCTCTGTGCCTCAAGCAGCGCTCCCGCCGTGTTCTGGAGTGCGGAGCCATCCCAGACCAGGGTCTGGTCCGGAAAGCCCAGCCCCATCAACCGATTCCCCTCGATGCCTCCAACGGCAATCCCCAGAAGATCGGTGAGTTGATGCAGGGGGTCGACGCCCCGGGCCATGGGTGAGGTCCAGGTGAACAAGCGACGGTTGATCAGCTCACTGGTGGTCTCCGTGGGCTGGCACACCGTCACTTCAACGGAGGCTGAACCCGAGCCCGGCGGAGGTGCTTCAACGCTGGTCGTGCAGACCAGCGGGCCCGCCAGCACCGATGGGCCGGCGAACAGGAACAAGCCCGAGCGAAAGAACGACCGCAGCAGCACTGGATGAAACAGCTCTAAGCGCAAACTAAGGACATCTGCTAAGTGCGGCCAGTCCCATGTCTGAATCGTCGATTGTCCCGACTGAGCGGCAGAACCTGCTGAACCGCCTTGCCACCCTGGCCTACAAACGCGGGGACTTCACCCTTGCCTCCGGCCGCAAAAGCGAGCACTACGTGAACTGCAAACCCGTGAGCCTGAGCGGTTCCGGCCTGGCGCTGATCAGCCGGGCGATGCTCACCCACGTGGAGGCCAATGCAGTGGCCGTGGCTGGCCTCACCCTCGGCGCCGACCCCCTGGTGAGCGGTGTGGCCATGGCCGCGGCCGATCAGGGCCGGGATCTCGATGCGCTGATCGTGCGCAAGGAGGCCAAAGGCCACGGCACCGGAGCGTGGCTGGAAGGACCGCTGCCAGTCCCCGGGGCCCTGATCACCGTGCTGGAGGACGTGGTGACCACGGGGGGCTCCTCGCTCAAGGCGGTCCGGCAGCTGCGCGACGCCGGATACACCGTCCATCGAGTCGTCACCATCGTCGACCGGGAAGAAGGGGGTGAGGCCGCCATGGCGGCTGACGATCTCGAGCTGATCAGCCTCTACAAACTGTCTGAAATCGCCGCCATCACGCAGGCATGAGCAAGCTGTTTTGGGATGCCCAGGTTGCCCGGCTGCGCTTGAACGGCAGTGGAGCCCGTCAGTTTCTCCAGGGGCAGACCAGTGCTGACCTCAACGCCCTCGCATCCGGGGATCTGCTTCAGACCTGCTGGCTGACCGCAACGGGCCGCTTGCGGGCCGTGCTGGAACTGCGTCTGGACGCGGAGGGAGCCGATGTGATCGTTCTGGCGGGAGAGGCCTCTGCGGTTCGCGCCGGCTTCGATCAAGTGATCTTTCCAGCCGATCGGGTTCGCCTCCAACCTCTGGCGCCGTTGCGCCGACTGCAGTGGCTGGAGCCCCATGCTGCAGCCCTGTGGTGCGATCCAGACGCAGCATTGCCCGAGCCTTGGGCCTCAGGACAGCCCGCCAGTGCAGCAGCTTTTGAGCAGTGGCGGCTCCAAAGCGGATTTCCACCGGGGCCGGGTGAACTCAATGGCGAGACCAACCCCCTGGAACTTGGACTCGTCGCTCAGATCAGCACGGAGAAAGGCTGCTACCTGGGCCAGGAAACCATGGCCAAACTCACCGGCCAAGCAGGGGTGAAACAACAGCTGCGCTGTTGGAGCTGCCCCAATCCGCTGGCTCCGGCGGCAAAGCTCACGCTGAATGGAGAGCGGGCCGGGGTGATCACCAGTGCCCTGGATCACGACGGAACCTGGATGGGTCTGGCCCTGGTGCGCCGCCAGTGCCTGGCCAGTTCAACGCTGGAGGGACCCAACGGAGAACAGCTCCGCATCAGCCGACCCGAAGCGTTTCAGGATCCTGAGGCCTGATCCTGGTGAAGCAACCAGGCGGCAACGGCCCACGTGGCCAGGCAGTCGTCACGGTTGTAATCAAAGATCCAGCGCAACCCATGCCTGTTGCCGCGTCGCTCGGGGCCATCGCCCTGCCACTGCCGCCACCACAGCAGGGCCCGGGCCCCGTCCACACCGGGCTGACTCCAGTGGAAACCCTGCCAACCAGCCACGGCCTTGAGGCCATAGCTGGCCAGGGGCAGGCGCCAATGACGCCGCAGCCGGGCATGCACATCCACCAGACGCTGACGTAGCTGCAGCAGATCAGCTTCAGCGGCACCCTGCCGCTCAGCCAGACGTCGCAAGGCCAGGCTTTCTGTTTCGCCGTAATGAAGAATCGGCCAGCTTTGATAGCAGCTCAGCAGCCGTTGCAGCCGGAACCAGCAACGGGATTCGCCGTGCTCCGCCAGAGCCAGGATCGGGTGATAGGCCACGGAAGCCAGGTCCCAGTCGCCGGTTTCGGTCCTGGGCAAAACCACAAAGCCGTGAAGAAAGTCGTGGCGGGCATCGGGATCGGATTCGATGTCGTACAGCAGCACACCAGGGCAGTTCTGTAATTCCGGAAGAGCCGGTGCGGCGTGCAAACGATCCACTCGACCGTCCCGCTGCGCCCTGGCCTGAGCCACCAGGGAGGCCGCCACCTCACCATGCTGCTCACCGAAGCGTTGCAGACGCACAGCAAGCTGCTTCGGATCCGCAGCGGCCAGATCAGACAAGCCGCGAATCCCAAGCTCCAGCAACATCTCGCGCCGCTTGGCCCCGATGCCGCTGACCTCACTGAGATGGCCTTCCGCCGCCGCCACGGCGTTGCAGGCCACCCGCCACGAGCACAGTGAGCACTTGCGTCGGTCTGCGGCCAGAGGCGGGGGGACCGGGCGGTCCAGATCGTCACGCAGTTTGCGCAACCCTTCCGACAGCTGTCGGCGCAACCCTTTGGACCAGGGCACCCGCTCCTGTTCCAACCGCCGGCCACCGCCGCCGAGAACCAACATGGAGGGAACATCCCCCTGCTGCTCCTGCTCGAGCAGCAGAGCCATCAACGCCAGGGGCAACTGATGCTCCCGGGTGGTGCGACGGCCCTGACGGGCCAGTACCGGTTGATAGGCGAACTCACCCCAGCGGCTCTGACCTCTGACCCGTCGAAGCAGGGGAGGATGCGCCTCCAACGGCTCACTGGACGGACCGAGCCCCTTCAGACGCAGACCCACTACAGCCTCGGCACCGGCAGCACAGGCCGCCAGACCATGGCCCGGCTTGCGGGGCAGCAAGGCCACAAAGCAGCGCTGCTGATCGTCCAGCAGCAGATTGCGATGGGCCGTCCAGCGCCGCTCCGCCGGAGTCCCGTGGCGATCGAGCCAGGCCTTGCGACGGCAACGCAGCCAACTGCGCAGCAACCGGTCGGTGAGGGCGTTGTCGGCAGGCGGGGTGTCACCCATCCGCCGACCTTACGGCTGCCGGCTGCTAGATCCACTGAAGTGCAGGCTGTGCCATGGCATCGGCTCCCCTCCCCCTCAGCCCAGCTCCGATCAAGTTCGGCACCGATGGCTGGCGCGGGATCATCGGCGTTGACATCACGGTGGAGCGGCTCCTGCCCGTTGCCGCAGCCGCGGCCCAGGAGCTCGCCCATCGCGCCCCCGAAGGTCTCAGCAGCCGAACGGTGGTGATCGGTTACGACCGGCGCTTCCTGGCCCCCGAACTGGCGGAAGCGATCGCCGCCGCGGTGCGGGGTTGTGAACTCGAGCCGCTGCTAACCGACACGGCTGTGCCCACGCCGGCCTGCAGCTGGGCCGTGGTGGAGCGCCAAGCCCTGGGAGCACTGGTGATCACCGCCAGTCACAACCCGCCGGAATGGCTGGGGCTGAAGATCAAAGGTCCCTTCGGTGGATCGGTCGAGGGAGACTTCACCGCCGCGGTCGAACGACGCCTGGCCGCCGGCGGGATCACGGCACCGATCCGGGCAGAGGTCCCTCGGTTTGATGGACGCCGTGACCATCTCGAGGGGCTGCGTCGCAAGCTGGACCTCACCGCCCTCGTGCGTGGCCTCAAGGCCATCAACCTGAAGGTGATCGTCGATCCGATGCACGGATCAGCAGCCGGATGTGTCACGGAGCTGCTCGGCCCTGATGCCGATGGCGTTGTGGAGGAAATCCGCAGCGATCGAAATCCCTTGTTCGGTGGTCATCCGCCGGAACCCCTGGCTCCCTACCTCGGGGAGCTGATCACGGCGGTGAAAACCTCAACCGCCGCCGGAACCCCTGCCGTGGGACTGGTGTTCGACGGCGATGGTGACCGCATCGCCGCCGTGGATGAAACCGGTCGGTTCTGCAGCACCCAGCTGCTGATGCCCCTGTTGATCGATCACCTGGCCCGGTCCCGCCAGCTGCCGGGCGCCGTGGTCAAGACCGTGAGCGGCTCGGATCTGATGCGGCTGGTGGCGGAAGCACAGGGGCGCAAGGTTCTTGAGCTTGCGGTGGGTTTCAAGTACATCGCCGCGGAGATGCTGGCGGGGGACGTGCTGATCGGCGGCGAGGAATCCGGTGGTGTCGGCTTCGGCATGCATCTGCCCGAGCGGGATGCCCTGTTCGCGGCGATGCTGGTGCTGGAAGCCCTTGTGGAAGGCAAGCAACCCCTGGGAGCACGGCTGGATGCACTTCAGCACCAGCACGGTGGCAGCAGTCACTACGACAGGCTCGACCTGCGCCTGGCCGACATGGAGGCACGCCGGCGGCTCGAGACGCTGCTGAGCCAGAACACGCCTTCGACCGTCGCCGGTGCAGAGGTGCTGGAGGTGATCACCACCGACGGGATCAAGCTGAGGATGGGGCCCAGCCACTGGTTGATGCTGCGCTTTTCCGGCACGGAACCGCTGCTGCGGCTCTACTGCGAAGGGCCTGATGCCGATCGGGTGAACAGCGTGCTCGCCTGGGCCAGAGAGTTCGCGGAGGCCGCATGAAGACACTGGTGATCGCCAGCGGCAACGCCGGAAAGATTCGTGAATTCCAGGGTCTGCTGCAGACCCTGCCCGTCAGCGTGCAGCCTCAGCCTGAAGGTTTGGAGGTTGAGGAGACGGGCAGCACCTTTGCCGCCAACGCCCGGCTCAAGGCCCAGGCGGTTGCCGCCGCAACAGGGGAATGGGCCCTGGCCGACGATTCAGGCCTGAGCGTGGATGCCCTCGATGGTGCTCCGGGTGTTCACTCCGCCCGCTACGCCCCGACAGATCCGGAACGGATTGCCCGGCTGCTGAAGGCCCTGAACGGCTCAGACCAACGCCAGGCCCATTTCTGTGCGGCGCTCTGTGTTGCCGCTCCGAGCGGAACCGTCCTGCTGGAGGTGGAGGGCCGTTGCGACGGCTGGATCACATCCGCACCGCGAGGGGATCAAGGCTTCGGCTACGACCCGATTTTTGAAGTCGTCGGAACGGGCCGCACCTTCGCCGAGATGCCCTTGGCCGAGAAGAAACAGCATGGCCACCGCGGCAAAGCCTTCACCCTCCTGGAACCCAAGCTGCGGCAGTTGCTCCTGGCCAGCTGAAACAGCTCCTTGACGTCCCGGGATCAGGAGCATGGTTGTCAGCAGGAGCCATCCACTCGGAATGGCCCGGAGATCCATCAACGCAGGCAGTAATCCAGTTTGAGGGTGAGGCTCTGACTGGGCTTGGGCGCCTCCCCAGGCCTGAAGTTGGCA
It contains:
- the pyrE gene encoding orotate phosphoribosyltransferase, with product MSESSIVPTERQNLLNRLATLAYKRGDFTLASGRKSEHYVNCKPVSLSGSGLALISRAMLTHVEANAVAVAGLTLGADPLVSGVAMAAADQGRDLDALIVRKEAKGHGTGAWLEGPLPVPGALITVLEDVVTTGGSSLKAVRQLRDAGYTVHRVVTIVDREEGGEAAMAADDLELISLYKLSEIAAITQA
- a CDS encoding WecB/TagA/CpsF family glycosyltransferase produces the protein MDSVSTAPDDHHRCQVLGVPVDACRDVCAAALGLHAQGGGRIVTLNAEMTMSARADASLGQAIATADLVIPDGAGVVWALGRQNIRVVKTAGIELAWTLLEYAAVHRWRVALVGASPEVMATLRAELPQRIAGLNLALAVDGYQAPEAWPGVEAQLKTLKPDLVLVALGVPRQETWSERVAFGQPGLWMGVGGSFDVWAGTTKRAPGWMCRMQLEWLYRLIQEPSRWRRMLSLPAFAVKVLRYG
- a CDS encoding photosystem II reaction center protein K, whose product is MAAFTLDLLAQLPEAYQAFSPLIDILPLIPVFFLLLAFVWQASVGFR
- a CDS encoding glycoside hydrolase family 15 protein — encoded protein: MVVTTTEPLPQNHATSLQRLDQSIQRVVIDRQDPISGLLPASTAHTIHGDYGDAWVRDCVYSVQCVWGLALAHRRQQGQNSRRSWELEQRVVALMRGLMRSMMRQAGKVERFKQSLNPLDALHAKYDSCTGEPVVADDAWGHLQLDATSLFLLQLAQLTKGGCAVVQSRDEVDFLQNLVHYIARAYRTPDYGIWERGDKGNHGLPERNASSIGMAKAALEALDGLDLYGPHGDGGSILLIPQGAIVRLRRALEGLLPRESASKEADSACLSVIGYPAWAVEDAALVERTGRRIRRELAGAYGYKRFLRDGHQTAVEDVNRLHYEPEELAAFEGIESEWPLFLAFELVTACCEGRWDDARRLHSQLKTLAVEEDGERLYPELYQVPASSVQQERLHPGSQERVANTNLPLIWTQSLVWLGEMLLDDLIRPEDIDPCGRREPQPLGADTVLVAMAAETDAVRQALLAAEVPIDPTAVIAVQSSDELKQRLKAAGTNPRLELTGRPGHRVETEDTARVYRQDGAISVFTPSVLEDRSSYLADDPEELLETVVDELHLLQRHWRGVGRPLLVIPIRDAALQQHRDVILKLARQLGSGVIERIPVRLGCLSELVDQAQKVQLPPLQQKPVPRSEPPQHLLRDATDLRDLTAAEEQELDDTPIEQLSQRLWNSALLHEQAEVLELLQRRLGPQGIQRSPEGHPVALRTLLEEVYQRGLRCEDWNVVRRCAGAMGMVHPQLEDALTDLLVRQKQVVVGRNYTGDSRLRQPMDSAAIAERIETTSGIDGRERMLEQELLLALDSVARREPALLKGSLTLQLGQLMLLLTSELAVEKMLSQDEAFEALCGEAPHAIRKRLRAVLGDVEHARAALQRGEQLHVSGRVKWSVPDPLEETPGGGDWLQHRIRLGSFQKVPRDFYAGIWSLLQHCRGLVIGDKLERRNRLNSRLILEKTAGERNFAAQVDHLLSRIKAPEYRQLCSECLLSLMAFVEANPEVRFEDDLALDVVIGHAVRVGWQQSHPSLRPESYPHHKAQAWGQFYQSSPGDCRRWQVTALRELAEQQGLF
- a CDS encoding Gfo/Idh/MocA family protein; its protein translation is MSPDPMVPVKVGVIGIGNMGWHHARVLSLLRDADLVGVADPDADRGQLATEQFGCRCFADYNAMLSEVEAVCIAVPTLLHHPVGLACLRAGVHVLIEKPIAANQDEATALIEAATAAGRLLQVGHIERFNPAFRELIKVVANEEVVVLEGRRHSPHSDRANDVSVVLDLMIHDIDLVLELAKAPVVRLAAAGGRSAEGPIDYVNATLGFENGVVASLTASKMSHRKIRSLSAHCRSSLVETDFLNHTLHIHRRAHEWYSADHGELLYRNDGFIEEVSTTSIEPLYAELEHFLQCVRGRETPAVDGLQASRALKLADLIEQAVEHPDSGAPLLAPI
- a CDS encoding TM0106 family RecB-like putative nuclease, whose protein sequence is MGDTPPADNALTDRLLRSWLRCRRKAWLDRHGTPAERRWTAHRNLLLDDQQRCFVALLPRKPGHGLAACAAGAEAVVGLRLKGLGPSSEPLEAHPPLLRRVRGQSRWGEFAYQPVLARQGRRTTREHQLPLALMALLLEQEQQGDVPSMLVLGGGGRRLEQERVPWSKGLRRQLSEGLRKLRDDLDRPVPPPLAADRRKCSLCSWRVACNAVAAAEGHLSEVSGIGAKRREMLLELGIRGLSDLAAADPKQLAVRLQRFGEQHGEVAASLVAQARAQRDGRVDRLHAAPALPELQNCPGVLLYDIESDPDARHDFLHGFVVLPRTETGDWDLASVAYHPILALAEHGESRCWFRLQRLLSCYQSWPILHYGETESLALRRLAERQGAAEADLLQLRQRLVDVHARLRRHWRLPLASYGLKAVAGWQGFHWSQPGVDGARALLWWRQWQGDGPERRGNRHGLRWIFDYNRDDCLATWAVAAWLLHQDQASGS
- a CDS encoding folate-binding protein YgfZ; this translates as MSKLFWDAQVARLRLNGSGARQFLQGQTSADLNALASGDLLQTCWLTATGRLRAVLELRLDAEGADVIVLAGEASAVRAGFDQVIFPADRVRLQPLAPLRRLQWLEPHAAALWCDPDAALPEPWASGQPASAAAFEQWRLQSGFPPGPGELNGETNPLELGLVAQISTEKGCYLGQETMAKLTGQAGVKQQLRCWSCPNPLAPAAKLTLNGERAGVITSALDHDGTWMGLALVRRQCLASSTLEGPNGEQLRISRPEAFQDPEA
- a CDS encoding hemolysin family protein; amino-acid sequence: MRLLLLAVLLALPAFFAAAEVALLRLRPSRVEVLVEEQQAGARSIQRLQRRLRRALLVSQLGATLALVALGWAGRGLGERLWVDGSVGVAWRDTALFLSIVLMATLLAGLLPKAWVLNRPESSALRLVPLLEVVMRCLAPLLNLLEALAGLLMRLLGLAPQWDVLVPALSAGELETLVESGRVTGLFPDEKNILEGVFALRDTQVREVMVPRSGMVTLPATVRFAEMMEAVHHTRHARFPVIGQSLDDVRGVLDLRHMAEPIARGELQADSLLEPYLQPAVPVLETCTLAELLPMIRSGQPLLLVVDEHGGTEGLVTAADLTGEIVGDEDPTESDEPDLLEEKDTPGAWLMAGDLEIFELNRQLDLNLPEADDHHTLAGFLLERLQHIPSAGEALHFNGLQFEIKAMAGPRIERVRLVLPSSEDQSE